The genomic stretch tacatactattgctggcaaactgacaataaagctatacgtcactatggaaaacgaacaaaacgcaataccctaaccttacgttaaccgtacgccacctcggtcgccgtgtaatccctatggcgttacttttcgtcgttcgtattccatagtggcgtataggtccgatacgcgtacgccactataacatacgatgtttttcatttttgccgatatttcataattataaaatgtgtataaaaagtggcgtatggtcgatacgccactaaaaaaaaaaaaaaatgtcactttgtaactatacgccacgtttaattaattaattactaattaattagctaattatgactgatgagacttagaaaaaatgaaagagaacatcattaaaaacatatgtgccaattttcaaaaaaatgaccaaaaatcactatacgccactatggaatacagccgacgaattcacCTAGTTATTTTAGTTCTGGATTCagcacaagaaagaaaaaaaactttaGGTCAAGATTCGTCTGATCTTTAAATGTTGGTTAAAAGCATTATAACACTCTACACGAGAGAACAGATTAGTCATAGATGCAACCTAATTGCGATCATTTGCTTGGTTAAAGATTCACCGCATAATCGGGTCGAAATGCACCCTTATCATTTTGTTCAGCAAGGTAAACAATATACACGGTTTCACCGAAGAAATGGTGAAAGGTTGAGATTCCCTTTGACGCCTAcatacactagtggaaattgtaaaatgagaattctttcaaagcgatgagaattggacaaaactatgagaattgaaattttctcatccaaatgaatgagaaatactaattcacCTGTCAACAACCAGTCACAGATGGtcgtttgacactgaaattaatgtgaacttcaattttctcataaggaattattatgattactttgttttgatgcaaaacaccTACATTGCGTTAATTGTGTCCAAATAGGTGAATCTAAGGAAGCCATAACCAGTATCTTGAGACTTTGCTAATTACGGATTTCATTAttgatcataatttttaaaaacaaatttaaatcgaTAAACTGCGCCGTCGTagattttaaaaagggataaagaACAGAATTTTAAAGGGAAAACAAATCGGCGACAATTGGACTCGAACTCCAGACCTCGTAATCGCAAGGCATTAACGAAACCACAACACTGCAGTAGGGTCGTTGTCAGTCGTGCagagttatttataataagtataacaGGTTGATGGCcgaacggtcgacacaaacagtgttaaaagaaattaatgtaattttctttatttaaattttgtcgaccgtgaggaaagtgcacgaatcaaaattccaagttaattttcataaccctaaatacattgccaacaaatatattcgtagTAAACCGATACAATTATGACTATTTGAGACGTTTCAGTTCAGTTTTGTATCACGCCACgggccatacgtacattgaataacttaatatacattacaaatcgattaaatgttaaTAGAGTTCCTCGTGGTGCACCGGTAGATCATCTGACTTGTAAACTGTAGGATTTATTAagggtcatgggttcgaatcttCTATAgtgctattttttttaattattattacttttcctcTTCTCTTCTATAAGATATGTTTAATAACCTTTTTTATCTCAACTTATTTATTCAATTTAATACAACTGCATTATCGGCATATATTTATACCAAAGATCTATGAGTGGATTGGAAGGTGagcgggtcttttggtgaatctcaattcattcattttctttctttctttctttctttctttctttctttctttctttctttctttctttctttctttctttctttctttctttctttctttctttctttctttctttctttctttctttcttttttttttcttttttcttcacattgccaatttacacttcttctgtattgcataattattaaaatgtctttatatgaaatattaaatgaataaatcttgattgattgattgatttctatttccatgtatcaatgcttgggttttcttcaacatgttcaattttgttatgttttttatatatattattatagaaattcataggcctaataactgcatatgcatatttcgcaaCCTCGGTTCATTAAAACCgtccatatgaagttcaccataggatattttatttctataatttccagcctattttgaatcccttccctcccccaccaaccaatgttggagcaaagatatacatgatatagcacatttaaaaaaaatgcggtgtttggtatacaacattgaataagggggcgGGAGTCATTGAACCGTGGATGTgtcacagcaaatttgcacttgattgtagctatATACAAGATGCAGAACGtcaggatgacggttgaaacttaaatgtcctcatttaaaacaatgtgacaggtggttgccCAGGGTGGTTGACACGCtaattggtatttctcattcgattggatgagaaaatttcaattctcatacttttgtccaattctcatcgttttgaaagaattctcattacaaTTTTTCTACTAGTGATACGTTATTTTCTGAACTTACCGGCAATGTCGTGCCAGTTGCCGTCACACATGAAGAACGGACCTTCAGCGGGAGTGTAGGAGGCCTCAAATTCACCAGCACCATTGTCACAGCGTAGATATAGCTACATCAAAATGATACAAGAGTTATTTTTCTAATGGCCAAAACAGGTGGGCAAAATCAATTTCGGGTTTATCTTACGTACTGTGGTAAAATACAGAGTGGTAAAGTGTACATTATGTTTTATCCCGGTGTTTTTGTGCTTATAGACAGGACAATCCCAGCAAAAAAACAACACCACCTTTTCCTACAAAAATCATACCTGGCATTGTGTGTTACTTGGATAAAAGAAGTTAATATTTAAGCTCAGAGGCCACCTAGTATGACTTTGAACATGTTGGTAGGATAaagatgtatttttttttatctggaaCGGACCTACCTCATACATATTGCTCGGACaaaatcatatcattggcaagctaatattatgaagacAATGAAAAAGACACCGTTTTTGAgcaaataagacgtttaaaattgatattccgccaaaaaaaaaaaaaacttaagcggtaggttccttcgaacgagacagttttgacctagaaaaacgttgatgtcatgaaatgagatgtgcctgctctGAGAAAAGGGactgtaaacgctctcaatgcacaAAACGTATATTGTTGTTGTCTTCAGAAAAAAAGTTTAATCAAGTGTTACAAatgtaatggtttttaaacatatggataaaatcagccgcttctttttttatatattagtaaattgtgatattactattcatatgtatatcaagtttttgagaaatatttggactaaacaatAACAAATATTTCAGACCAATTTTACCGTGCAATTTTAGAATTTTAGCGTGATGTATAtcgatattgtatttattatgcaaataaacaatttcaatggccttTTGTTCGAACCTTCCTGATTTCTCGTGGAACAAGGTCGCATATTATACACATGACTAAATGTCAAGCGAGCTCATATCCAGGGCTCATGTGTATATAATATATGACTCTTCGTTTACTGTGACGTCACCCGTCTCCTGCcatggaaatcaattttgcttcgaGCGGGGGAAGGACCGTAAATTGGTGTACGAGGCAGAATTTacaaacacaatttctcttttttcaggagaaatacgaataaaaaattgcaacgagtgtcatcttgtaatgtaataatcattctcttcgaatggagttaaacttctttttgcaatagatatgccctttaataaAACATTAGAAAATATTTAGTTGTGTAAAATGTTGCTGGTTTCGCTTTCTTGGATTCATATGCCTGTAACCTTTGACCCTACTCACCACTCCATCAACAATCTCAAGTGAGAGGAAATCACCATTTGGCGTGTCCTTTACAGAAAAGATGACACCAGACGATGACCTAGGCTTGATTGACAGCCGTACTTCCTTACTTACACCAACACTGAAATTAGGATCTGTGAAAGGAATTTGCCAAAATACCTGGTATACATATCATTAATTTcagtattgttattattgttattattattattattattattattattattattattattattattattattattattattattattattattattattattattattattattattattattactattattagtgttattattattattattattattattattattattattattattattattattattattattattaaatcgtaactcgaaactcgaaaatcgtaactcgaaactcgaaaatcgtaactcgaaactcgaaaatcgtaactcgaaactcgaaactcgaactcgaaactcgaaactcgatgaATAGCAACAcacattagtattattattattattattatttgtattattattattattattattattattattattattattattattattattattatgttactgCCACATGCCATCTTAGGAAACTCTCTGAATCAGGTCAGTGCTTGGAGCACTAAGGTCTATGCAAAGACTTTATTATTAAACTGCAAGCTGACAGATCTTTACTATAATAGGCCAACTGTCAGCAGAAGAGTTTTTGTCAATTCAACTCTGACAGTGACTAATGTTGGCCTAGATACACATGCATGTACACCTACCTAAAATGACATGTCCTCCGGCAGGTCCTATGAACACACCAAGTTCTTTATCGACTGGATCTAAAACACCTTCGATAGGATCCAAGGGTAGTGCGCATTTCTCCGTGGGTGTCAGGGTAGTCATCATCTCTGATGGTAGCGTACCTGGTTCTGCTTTTGATGGCCCCCTGTCTGATAAAAATGAGAAAATGCAAGTATGCCGTCGTCTGACCTAGATAGGTGATAAAGGTGGAGAAATATCATTGCACTTTCACTTGGGACACACCGGGTACATCAGTAGAAGGCGAAGCACTCGACGAGCAGAAAACGCGCCAAGCAGTTAGCTAAATTTTAATGAGTGACCTAACCTCCGCGGTACTGATGACATAACATCAAAGACAAATCAGAGGAGCGGTAAACTTTTAAGTTATGCTTGCCCTCTGTCTATCGGGTGATTGTATGAATGTGAATTGATGGCTGCATCGTAAGATCTTGAAAGGTTGTAGCGTTATCCCCTCCTCCTCTGTTGAAAGAAGTTTAATATAATGTCCTATTGACCCCTCTTTGTACCCACGTGTATAAGAAAAAATAATCTAAAAACAAAACGTCAAAGAATATTCCCGTGTACATATACAGGGGGTCCCAATGAAACTATACGCCCTCATTTACTCCTATTTCTgagaagttgatcaaatgtattttggtatgtaaagaaaccttaaatcgttagctttaataagccAAAACagtaattatttcaatcggctcacaatatTTGAAGAAATGCCCTCTTTGAGAAATGTGCCCATTTTCACCCTGTctacggatgaggtttggctacatcaaagattaaaacaaaacacacggttaatgacatggatagataataactttaggctttggaacgcattcaGTATGAGcggaaaacaaaaaaggagagaaggtgaagaaagaagtcacttctAGGAAGAAGGCCTATATCTAAGAAAAACATGCTACATAACCTtaactgaacacaaggttttttggctatcggaagggaaagaaattcaccgacctgtagccaccGAGGTTACGCTGCCCGGGCAGCGATTCCCTGGATAtgtatgacttaggctgattgcgtcatcaggTCATGTAGGATGCGtgcacgagcagtggttttaatagtgagatttAGCGAGATCTTGTTCAGTAAGGAGTAATACTATACTCGTAAATCTCTTTACATGTACGTATTTCATTTTGTATTTCCTGCATATTTCATGAAACATGATTAAAGAAACAGCGTAAGCTACAttataaggcaccagaaacaaatttgttcgatctttggatcgaccgtcgatgctgcttcgatgtctgttattaatgaactatcaacttaTTAATAAGAATTAATGCTACATTCATATCGGTCAATATCACTAAAGGCAATAATTactatattatgataattaacaaTAATGAATTGATTTAATAAATAACACGGATCgaacaagcatcgatggtcgatcgaaagatcgaactaatttgtttctattgcctaactaCTTATTATTAAGTGAAACTATCACAGTCGGTGTTACATACATATACCCACCCACCCACACGCACATCCACCTACAAAAGTACGCTTAATATAGCGTTGTTACATCAAGATCAAAGCGCAGTATGAACCAGTGAAAACGGCGATAAGAGAAAATGGCAAACATGGTAAGGGGGGTGATAGAGTTACacaatctaatgttcagatatcggtaggcctatattttttttagagaaaagaatggtatagctatatattttacctttATGCAAATAAATTGGAAAGTTTTAGGTAAAAAGAGGCTAagttttgctatgcaaaaaatgcgtatagaggttgtaatatgggtggttgtgaagaaattccaaccaaaaggcCACTAATTCCGTATAGGAAAAAGACacttgagtttctctatttttgagaaactatAGAAAGTTATcgtaggacgcgtttcgattaatggtgatcaagacttagttgatcttttattaatctcatcagctacattttgctcagcttaattttaTGATTacctagtattttggtatatttgttcacagtagaaacatggATCTGCATACCTAATTAACTTAGGTCCAAAGTGCCTAACTTTATGACATTgtcaatttggtccatttttagtgacagagGTTTTTTCTAAAATGGAAAATGCAATGTCAATTATGGcattttgtaggcctatgctaaCATTTAGTGACAGAAATTATATTTTACTATGAAAATTAAGCATGagtggttttgatttcattaaaatggatatcttttctttattagaaaagagtagacctattagtaggcctacaaatatcatgataatgaaaatctagttgGGTACAATAGGTATAAAGTTTTTATTAGGTATAAAACTGAGGAGTAGGCACTATTATATAAGTGCCTTCATAGTGAATCAAGTATAGGCCTTTATTATATATATGCTATTTTTTTGGTCCATTTCATGAAATCCATATAATGTTGCGTTGCTTAGGCGCAATTTGTATGATGGAGTCATTAATGGTCTCAGTGAAAAAGCATGATGTTTGAAAAGGTCACAATAAAGAAATCACAGGCAGTTTGACCTAAAATAGTGTCATGAATTGTCATAAACACGCGCTTTCATGAGATGTAGGGGCATCAGCCTAATCAGTTTTCGGCTAAAAGATCTAGCAAGTCTTTGAGTGTCGGAGACATTGGGCATGTTTCAGAGCTAACATCATCCTTGCTTGGCAAGATAGAAGTCAAATATAACTCATCATCATGGTTGTTGTCGTTTGAAGTTATCTTTGCTCTGATAAGACGTTCTCCTAAGTTTTGGGTACGTCTTAATGCAAGTATAGGAGGATGGGGAAAGATCTTGTGCAGGTTATGATTATTAGATATGTAGTGCCAGTTCCTGAGAAGAGCCTGTTTGATATTAGCATTACTTCTTTGGGGGAAGTAATCGGTGCTAAAGACAAGAGGTATATCATCAGAATGTTTGACATCCTCCAGATAGATGTTTCTTCGATTGTATGAAACATCAGTTAGGCAATCCAGCACTTCTGATTTCTCATATCCTCTCAATATAAGTTTAGAGATGAATGAGTTCAGTTTGTGCTTATATTCTTTTTCCGAACTGGAATTTCGAATATATCTTATTGCTTCACCTTTAATCATGCCGTGAAAGCACGAATTTGGGTGAGACGAATCTCTGGAAAGATATTGGAATGTGTCACAGGGTTTGCTGAAACATTTCATATCTAGAACCTGCGTGTTTTGGAATCTTTCACCTTTGAAAAGAGTTAGGTCTAGAAAATTAATTTCTGTTTTTGACCACTCATGAGTGAATTTCAAAGTCGGGTGCATAGAGTTAATTTGACTTATGAAATAAATTAGCTCTTGTTCATCTCCTGACCAAAACATAAGAATGTCATCACGATATCTGAACCATTTGAAGATTTTATCACTAAGGAAATGAATTTCTTTTCCAATGAATGGAACATTATATCACAGAGTTCCGGGGCACATTTTTGTCCCATTGGAACGCCTATGGTTTGCAAATAATATTTCTCATTAAATGAGAAGCAGTTTCTTTGCAAAACTAGTTTTAATAATGCTTCAATATGACGAACTAGTGGCATTCTAGGAAAGTAAATTCCAGGATTGGTATCAGATAAGGTTTTCAGAACTTCTTTCTCCACTTCGTTTTGGAGAACATTTGTGACATTCCAATACAGTCTATTGTCACCAAAAGACTGTTTTCTGGAAGTTTTATTTGCTCGAGTTTTCTTATCACGTCTTTCGTATCTCTTAAGTAAGTGCTTTGTTTTTGCACGAGaggtacaagaaagaaatcgataAATTCGCCTATTTTTTTCACATGGTCCCCGCAGTTGCTGATTATAGGTCTTCCTATAAAGACTCTGTCAGCGGGGGTGGTTTTGTGAACTttcggcagtagatagcacgtaggTGTTCTGATTTTGCCTTCATTCGGATATAGATAGTCGTATGTATTTTTATCAATACTCTGATCCCATAACATAAGGTTTAGCTGTTTTTGAATCAATTTCACTGTATCGAGTGTCATGTTGACATCAATTGGAGTGTACTGATTTCCTTGTAGCATAGTTTCACCTTCGTGTATGTAATCATTTTTATTGATAACGACAA from Amphiura filiformis unplaced genomic scaffold, Afil_fr2py scaffold_23, whole genome shotgun sequence encodes the following:
- the LOC140143576 gene encoding laminin subunit alpha-4-like, which produces MMTTLTPTEKCALPLDPIEGVLDPVDKELGVFIGPAGGHVILDPNFSVGVSKEVRLSIKPRSSSGVIFSVKDTPNGDFLSLEIVDGVLYLRCDNGAGEFEASYTPAEGPFFMCDGNWHDIAALKHENTLQLIVDGEEGEIGIGSDRALAVNTNHPFYLGGLPDGVSHRGVRTDDIFVGCIRDIIFDQNLYDFKQVNAVAGDVDLQACPTH